From Pseudomonas sp. CCI4.2, one genomic window encodes:
- a CDS encoding ribonucleoside triphosphate reductase codes for MQSTLISVGYNRLHKRDGSLVAFNADKIRQAIIGAGRASDDFVDAAMAEELLEAVLMHVEEVAELHVEHIQDRVEQALMDAGFFQALRAYIVYREQHGRLRRDRKAIVEVAASMNEYLSREDWRVQANANQGYSLGGLVLNVSGKVTANYWLDEVYSEAIGRAHREADLHIHDLDMLAGYCAGWSLRTLLHEGLNGVPGRVEAGPPQHLSSALGQMVNFLGTLQNEWAGAQAFSSFDTYLAPYVRNDQLSYEAVRQALQEFIYNLNVPSRWGTQTPFTNLTFDWVCPEDLREQIPVVAGVEMPYAYGDLQVEMDLLNRAYIEVMQAGDAKGRVFTFPIPTYNITHDFPWDSENADRLFEMTARYGLPYFQNFLNSDMLPNQVRSMCCRLQLDVRELLKRGGGLFGSAEQTGSLGVVTLNCARLGHVFKGDTQGLLRRLDTLMELAMESLEVKRKVIQHHMDAGLYPYTKRYLGTLRNHFSTIGLNGLHEMLRNFTGDEDGLHTEDGRRFALNVLDHVRATLLRFQEETGHMYNLEATPAEGTTYRFAKEDRKRYPEILQAGSVDAPYYTNSSQLPVGFTDDPFEALELQDELQCKYTGGTVLHLYMAERISSAQACKQLVRKALGRFRLPYLTVTPTFSICPVHGYLDGEHEFCPKCDEVLLLSEQTLSAVH; via the coding sequence ATGCAGAGCACGTTGATTTCAGTCGGGTATAACCGTTTACACAAACGCGATGGCAGTCTGGTCGCCTTCAATGCGGACAAGATTCGTCAGGCGATCATCGGTGCCGGTCGTGCCAGCGATGACTTCGTCGATGCGGCCATGGCGGAGGAATTACTTGAAGCGGTGCTGATGCATGTGGAGGAGGTGGCTGAGCTGCATGTCGAGCATATCCAGGACCGGGTCGAGCAGGCCTTGATGGATGCCGGTTTTTTCCAGGCCCTGCGTGCCTACATCGTCTACCGCGAACAGCACGGACGCTTGCGACGTGACCGCAAGGCGATTGTGGAGGTGGCGGCGTCGATGAACGAGTACCTGTCCCGCGAAGATTGGCGGGTACAGGCCAACGCCAATCAGGGCTATTCCCTCGGTGGACTGGTGCTCAATGTCTCCGGCAAAGTCACGGCCAATTACTGGCTGGATGAGGTGTACAGCGAGGCCATTGGCCGGGCGCACCGCGAGGCAGATCTGCATATCCACGACCTCGACATGCTCGCCGGCTATTGTGCCGGTTGGTCGTTGCGTACCTTGCTCCATGAAGGGTTGAACGGTGTGCCGGGCCGTGTCGAAGCCGGGCCGCCGCAGCACCTGAGCAGTGCCTTGGGGCAAATGGTCAACTTCCTCGGCACCCTGCAAAACGAATGGGCCGGCGCTCAAGCGTTCAGCTCGTTTGACACCTACCTTGCGCCCTATGTGCGCAACGACCAATTGAGCTACGAAGCGGTCCGCCAAGCGTTGCAAGAGTTCATCTACAACCTCAATGTGCCTTCCCGTTGGGGCACGCAAACACCCTTCACCAATCTGACCTTTGACTGGGTATGCCCAGAGGACCTGCGCGAGCAAATTCCTGTGGTTGCCGGCGTGGAAATGCCCTACGCCTATGGCGATTTGCAGGTTGAAATGGACCTGCTTAACCGTGCCTACATCGAAGTCATGCAGGCGGGGGATGCCAAGGGCCGGGTGTTCACTTTTCCGATCCCGACTTACAACATCACCCATGACTTTCCGTGGGACAGTGAAAACGCCGATCGCTTGTTCGAGATGACCGCGCGCTACGGGCTGCCGTATTTTCAGAACTTTTTGAACTCGGACATGCTGCCCAACCAGGTGCGCTCAATGTGCTGCCGTTTGCAGCTGGATGTCCGCGAGTTGCTCAAACGCGGCGGTGGCTTGTTCGGCTCGGCGGAACAGACCGGATCATTGGGCGTGGTGACCTTGAACTGCGCGCGATTGGGCCATGTGTTCAAGGGCGATACCCAAGGCTTGTTACGGCGCCTGGACACCTTGATGGAACTGGCGATGGAGAGCCTGGAGGTCAAGCGCAAAGTCATTCAACACCACATGGATGCCGGTTTGTACCCGTACACCAAGCGTTATCTGGGCACGTTGCGTAACCATTTTTCAACCATCGGCCTTAACGGTCTGCATGAAATGCTCCGCAACTTCACGGGCGACGAGGACGGCTTGCACACCGAAGACGGTCGGCGATTCGCCTTGAATGTGCTGGATCATGTGCGCGCCACCTTGCTGCGTTTTCAAGAAGAAACCGGCCATATGTATAACCTCGAAGCGACCCCTGCGGAAGGCACGACTTACCGTTTTGCCAAGGAAGACCGCAAGCGTTACCCCGAGATTCTTCAGGCGGGCAGCGTTGACGCACCGTATTACACCAACTCTTCGCAACTGCCAGTGGGTTTCACCGATGACCCCTTTGAGGCGTTGGAACTTCAGGACGAACTGCAATGCAAATACACCGGCGGCACGGTGCTGCACCTGTACATGGCCGAGCGGATTTCCTCGGCCCAAGCCTGCAAGCAACTGGTGCGCAAGGCTCTTGGGCGCTTCCGTTTGCCGTACCTTACTGTGACCCCGACATTCTCCATTTGCCCGGTTCACGGCTACCTCGACGGTGAACACGAGTTCTGCCCCAAGTGCGACGAAGTCCTGCTGCTGAGCGAGCAAACACTCAGCGCTGTTCATTGA
- the nrdD gene encoding anaerobic ribonucleoside-triphosphate reductase: MSTLQTPAQAQRQRCEVWTRVMGYHRPVSAFNPGKQSEHRERVHFTESAALAAKQ, translated from the coding sequence ATGAGTACCTTGCAAACACCGGCCCAGGCTCAACGTCAACGCTGTGAAGTCTGGACCCGGGTGATGGGTTATCACCGCCCGGTATCAGCGTTCAATCCGGGCAAGCAGTCCGAGCACCGCGAGCGGGTCCATTTCACCGAAAGCGCGGCGCTGGCCGCGAAGCAGTGA